In one Acidimicrobium ferrooxidans DSM 10331 genomic region, the following are encoded:
- a CDS encoding ABC transporter substrate-binding protein gives MKKITARHRLIAGLGTTAAAAMLLAACGSSSSSTSSSSTTKVSGGTAYFAEAAGANPNYIFPLTGGPYFSVDNLAQFQILMYRPLYFFGVGSTPEINYQLSIGNAPVYSNNDTTVTITLKHYMWSDGEPVTSRDVIFWMNLLKANKANWAAYVPGAFPDNVASYSAPNASTVVFHLTGKVNPTWFTYNELSQITPLPIAWDRTSLSQPAPSPSAANLPDTTTSGAKAVYTFLNSQATNANAWASSPIWSVVDGPWKLKSSSTTGRMVFVPNPSYTGPVKPSLSEFVELPFTSDTAEFNTLRAGNGAITYGYVPTVDLSQVPYLKSIGYRIEPWIDFGFNYFVENFNNPTYGPLFKQTYFRQAFQHLVDQPQWISTFLKGYGVPSYSPVPLAPANPFADATSKTNPFPYSISAAKSLLTSHGWKMVNGVMTCESPGTAATDCGAGIAKGFTLTLNLQYASGTTFITQEMDALQSAAASAGIKINLSQAPFNTVIHNATQCSGSSCTWQMENWGGGWEYSPDNYPTGGEIFGTGAGSNFGNWNDPTTNSLIAETHTSSNAQAALDAYQDYMAKVLPVVYQPAADYAISAISNKLQGVTQNPYLNLTPETWYFVK, from the coding sequence ATGAAGAAGATCACAGCACGCCACCGCCTCATCGCGGGACTTGGCACCACCGCTGCCGCAGCCATGCTGCTCGCGGCGTGTGGCTCCTCGTCGAGCTCGACCTCGTCCTCAAGCACGACCAAGGTCTCGGGCGGTACGGCCTACTTCGCCGAGGCCGCCGGCGCAAACCCGAACTACATCTTCCCCTTGACCGGGGGCCCGTACTTCAGCGTCGACAACCTCGCCCAGTTCCAGATCCTGATGTACCGACCGCTCTACTTCTTCGGGGTCGGCTCGACGCCAGAGATCAACTACCAGCTCTCCATCGGCAACGCGCCCGTCTACTCCAACAACGACACCACCGTCACGATCACCCTGAAGCACTACATGTGGTCAGACGGCGAGCCGGTGACCTCGCGCGACGTCATCTTCTGGATGAACCTGCTCAAGGCGAACAAGGCCAACTGGGCCGCCTACGTGCCTGGCGCCTTCCCTGACAACGTCGCGTCGTACTCGGCTCCGAATGCATCGACCGTCGTCTTCCACCTCACCGGCAAGGTCAACCCGACGTGGTTCACCTACAACGAACTGAGCCAGATCACGCCGCTCCCCATCGCCTGGGACCGCACCTCGCTCAGCCAGCCGGCACCCAGCCCGTCGGCCGCCAACTTGCCCGATACGACGACCTCGGGGGCCAAGGCGGTCTACACCTTCTTGAACTCTCAGGCCACGAACGCCAACGCCTGGGCCTCGAGCCCGATCTGGTCGGTGGTGGACGGCCCGTGGAAGCTGAAGAGCTCGTCGACGACCGGGCGCATGGTGTTCGTGCCGAACCCGTCCTACACCGGGCCGGTCAAGCCGTCGCTGTCGGAGTTCGTGGAGCTGCCCTTCACCTCAGACACCGCTGAGTTCAACACGCTGCGCGCCGGCAACGGGGCGATCACCTATGGTTACGTGCCGACGGTGGACCTCAGCCAGGTGCCTTACCTGAAGAGCATCGGCTATCGCATCGAGCCCTGGATCGACTTCGGCTTCAACTACTTCGTCGAGAACTTCAACAACCCGACCTACGGACCGCTGTTCAAGCAGACGTACTTCCGTCAGGCCTTCCAGCACCTCGTCGACCAGCCGCAGTGGATCTCGACCTTCCTGAAGGGCTACGGCGTACCGAGCTACTCGCCGGTGCCGCTCGCGCCGGCGAATCCCTTCGCGGACGCCACCTCGAAGACCAACCCGTTCCCCTACTCGATCTCGGCAGCGAAGTCGCTCCTCACCAGCCACGGCTGGAAGATGGTGAACGGCGTCATGACGTGCGAGAGCCCGGGCACGGCCGCCACCGACTGCGGTGCAGGCATCGCGAAGGGCTTCACGCTCACGCTGAACCTGCAGTACGCCTCGGGTACCACGTTCATCACCCAGGAGATGGACGCGCTCCAGTCGGCAGCAGCGAGCGCGGGCATCAAGATCAACCTCTCGCAGGCACCCTTCAACACGGTCATCCACAACGCCACTCAGTGCTCCGGTTCGAGCTGCACCTGGCAGATGGAGAACTGGGGTGGCGGCTGGGAGTACTCCCCGGACAACTACCCGACCGGCGGTGAGATCTTCGGCACCGGTGCTGGGTCGAACTTCGGCAACTGGAACGATCCGACCACCAACTCGCTGATCGCCGAGACCCACACCTCGTCGAATGCGCAGGCGGCGCTCGATGCCTACCAGGACTACATGGCCAAGGTCCTGCCGGTGGTCTATCAGCCCGCCGCCGATTACGCCATCTCCGCGATCTCGAACAAGCTCCAGGGGGTCACTCAAAACCCGTACCTGAACTTGACGCCCGAGACGTGGTACTTCGTCAAGTAG
- a CDS encoding ABC transporter permease — MTGYIIRRLVQSVIVAIGVLLIMFILQSLLPDPARAILGVKATPVQIAAFNRANDLNKPFYVQFAHYLVDVVWHHNLGTAYQLNESVGSIIARDAPKSLVLVGVALAIAVIIAVPIGVYQAVRRNTVGDQAVTAVSFLLYSLPTFFLGQLLILFLAEDFHLFPAEAPQGVTLGQILSDPIALVLPIANLVLVNYAGYSRFMRSSAIEALAQDFIRTARAKGLPERVVLFRHMLRNALIPVVTLIGLSIPAIFTAGLITEALFNFPGIGSDYVQALVSQDYPLALGITLLVAVLTVLGNLVADILYAVLDPRVRYR, encoded by the coding sequence ATGACCGGCTACATCATCCGCAGGCTCGTCCAGTCTGTCATCGTCGCCATCGGCGTTTTGCTCATCATGTTCATCCTGCAGAGCCTCCTGCCTGATCCCGCGCGAGCCATCCTCGGGGTCAAGGCGACGCCGGTACAGATCGCGGCCTTCAACAGGGCCAACGACCTCAACAAGCCCTTCTACGTGCAGTTCGCGCACTACCTCGTCGATGTCGTGTGGCATCACAACCTCGGCACCGCCTATCAGCTCAACGAGTCCGTCGGCTCCATCATCGCTCGCGACGCCCCGAAGTCACTCGTGCTCGTCGGCGTTGCCCTCGCCATCGCCGTGATCATCGCGGTACCGATCGGCGTCTACCAGGCGGTCCGTCGCAACACGGTCGGCGACCAGGCGGTCACCGCGGTGTCCTTCCTCCTCTACTCCCTTCCCACCTTCTTCCTCGGCCAGCTGCTCATTCTCTTCCTCGCCGAAGACTTCCACCTCTTCCCTGCCGAGGCGCCCCAAGGGGTCACGCTGGGCCAGATCCTGTCCGACCCGATTGCACTCGTCCTCCCGATCGCCAACCTCGTGCTCGTGAACTACGCCGGCTACTCCCGCTTCATGCGTTCCTCCGCGATCGAAGCCCTCGCCCAGGACTTCATCCGCACAGCGCGAGCCAAGGGTCTTCCCGAGCGGGTCGTCCTCTTCCGCCACATGCTCCGCAACGCCCTCATCCCGGTCGTGACGCTGATCGGCCTTTCGATCCCGGCGATCTTCACGGCCGGCCTCATCACCGAGGCTCTCTTCAACTTCCCAGGGATCGGATCGGACTACGTCCAAGCACTCGTGAGTCAGGACTATCCGCTCGCGCTCGGCATCACGTTGCTCGTCGCGGTGCTCACCGTGCTCGGTAACCTGGTTGCCGACATTCTCTATGCCGTCCTCGATCCACGAGTCCGTTATCGCTGA
- a CDS encoding ABC transporter permease yields MSITDDLNPDLEADLLAPLPTGLAGASPEGPEGGDVSGAGSAWRLTLRAFFDNRLSYAGLAILIVLVLFSFVGPLVYHSDLYTATYNINLPPGPGHPLGTDSSGRDVLGRLMVGGQASLIIGVLSAVISTVIGVIWGAVSGFFGGLIDTFLMRIVDVLLAVPTIFILLYLASIFRPTVLLLSITIAILSWLGAARLVRGETLSLRSREFVRAVQVMGGSRWRIIRRHIIPNTISVVVVQATFQVANAILLMATLGFLGFGLEPPAADWGSMLSQGVNYIYDGYWWLIWPAGILIVLAVLSFNFIGDALRDAVEVRLQRR; encoded by the coding sequence ATGTCCATCACCGACGACCTCAACCCCGATCTCGAGGCTGACCTCCTCGCTCCCCTCCCCACCGGGCTCGCTGGCGCGTCCCCCGAAGGCCCCGAAGGCGGTGACGTCTCGGGTGCAGGTTCCGCGTGGCGCCTCACGCTCCGAGCTTTCTTCGACAACCGCCTTTCCTATGCCGGTCTTGCCATCCTCATCGTGCTGGTACTGTTCTCCTTCGTCGGACCCCTCGTCTATCACTCCGACCTCTACACAGCCACCTACAACATCAACCTTCCGCCCGGTCCCGGTCACCCCCTCGGAACCGATTCGAGCGGACGCGACGTCCTCGGGCGCCTCATGGTCGGTGGCCAAGCCTCGCTCATCATCGGCGTACTCTCGGCCGTCATCTCGACCGTCATCGGGGTGATCTGGGGTGCAGTCTCAGGCTTCTTCGGTGGCCTCATCGACACCTTCTTGATGCGCATTGTCGACGTCCTTCTCGCCGTCCCGACGATCTTCATCCTTCTGTACCTCGCCAGTATCTTCCGGCCCACGGTCCTGCTGCTGTCCATCACCATCGCGATCTTGTCCTGGCTCGGCGCTGCCAGGCTCGTGCGAGGGGAGACCTTGAGCCTGCGCTCGCGCGAGTTCGTGCGCGCGGTCCAGGTCATGGGCGGCTCACGCTGGCGCATCATTCGCCGCCACATCATCCCGAACACCATCAGCGTCGTCGTCGTCCAAGCCACCTTCCAAGTCGCCAACGCCATCCTCCTGATGGCCACCCTCGGCTTCTTGGGTTTCGGGCTCGAGCCTCCGGCAGCCGACTGGGGGTCCATGCTCTCCCAAGGCGTCAACTACATCTACGACGGTTACTGGTGGCTGATCTGGCCGGCCGGCATCCTTATTGTGCTCGCCGTCCTCTCGTTCAACTTCATCGGCGATGCGCTCCGAGACGCCGTCGAGGTCCGCCTCCAGCGCCGCTAG
- a CDS encoding ABC transporter substrate-binding protein encodes MTFAEQVGAAPNYIFPFTASQYFTVDNTSQFQFLMYRPLYFFGVAGRPVINAELSLAALPVYSNNDTTVTITLKHYMWSDGEPVTSRDVIFWMNLLKANKANWAAYVPGAFPDNVASYSAPNASTVVFHLTGKVNPTWFTYNELSQITPLPIAWDRTSLSQPAPSPSAANLPDTTTSGAKAVYTFLNSQATNANAWASSPIWSVVDGPWKLKSSSTTGRMVFVPNPSYTGPVKPSLSEFVELPFTSDTAEFNTLRAGNGAITYGYVPSTALSQLGVVRSIGYRIEPWVEFGFNYFVENFNNPTYGPLFKQTYFRQAFQHLVDQPQWISTFLKGYGVPSYSPVPLAPANPYADAASRHNLYPYSISAAKSLLTSHGWTMVNGVMTCERPGTAATDCGAGIAKGFTLTLSLQYASGTTSITQEMDALQSAAASAGIKINLSQAPFNTVFANAAPCSGSSCTWQIENWGAGWEYSPDDYPTGGELYTTGAGSNVEGWNDPTTNRLIAATHTSSNPQAALDAYQNYMARVLPVVYQPLADYQVSAIANDLHGVSQNAFLNLTPEAWRLG; translated from the coding sequence GTGACGTTCGCGGAACAGGTCGGGGCTGCTCCCAACTACATCTTCCCGTTCACCGCGAGCCAGTACTTCACGGTCGACAACACGTCCCAGTTCCAGTTCCTCATGTACCGGCCGCTGTACTTCTTCGGCGTCGCCGGTCGACCGGTCATCAACGCTGAGCTCTCCCTCGCGGCTCTTCCGGTCTACTCCAACAACGACACCACCGTCACGATCACCCTGAAGCACTACATGTGGTCAGACGGCGAGCCGGTGACCTCGCGCGACGTCATCTTCTGGATGAACCTGCTCAAGGCGAACAAGGCCAACTGGGCCGCCTACGTGCCTGGCGCCTTCCCTGACAACGTCGCGTCGTACTCGGCTCCGAATGCATCGACCGTCGTCTTCCACCTCACCGGCAAGGTCAACCCGACGTGGTTCACCTACAACGAACTGAGCCAGATCACGCCGCTCCCCATCGCCTGGGACCGCACCTCGCTCAGCCAGCCGGCACCCAGCCCGTCGGCCGCCAACTTGCCCGATACGACGACCTCGGGGGCCAAGGCGGTCTACACCTTCTTGAACTCTCAGGCCACGAACGCCAACGCCTGGGCCTCGAGCCCGATCTGGTCGGTGGTGGACGGCCCGTGGAAGCTGAAGAGCTCGTCGACGACCGGGCGCATGGTGTTCGTGCCGAACCCGTCCTACACCGGGCCGGTCAAGCCGTCGCTGTCGGAGTTCGTGGAGCTGCCCTTCACCTCAGACACCGCTGAGTTCAACACGCTGCGCGCCGGCAACGGGGCGATCACCTACGGTTACGTGCCGAGCACAGCCCTCAGTCAACTGGGCGTGGTGCGCTCGATCGGCTACCGCATCGAGCCTTGGGTGGAGTTCGGCTTCAACTACTTCGTCGAGAACTTCAACAACCCGACCTACGGACCACTGTTCAAGCAGACCTACTTCCGTCAAGCCTTCCAGCATCTCGTCGACCAGCCGCAGTGGATCTCGACCTTCCTGAAGGGCTACGGCGTGCCGAGCTACTCGCCGGTGCCGCTCGCGCCAGCGAATCCGTATGCCGACGCAGCATCGAGACACAACCTCTACCCTTATTCGATCTCGGCAGCGAAGTCGCTCCTCACCAGCCACGGGTGGACGATGGTGAACGGCGTCATGACGTGCGAGCGCCCGGGCACGGCCGCCACCGACTGCGGTGCAGGCATCGCGAAGGGCTTCACGCTCACGCTGAGCCTGCAGTACGCCTCGGGTACCACGTCCATCACCCAGGAGATGGACGCACTCCAGTCGGCAGCAGCCAGCGCGGGTATCAAGATCAACCTCTCCCAGGCGCCGTTCAATACGGTGTTCGCCAACGCCGCCCCGTGCTCAGGTTCGAGCTGTACCTGGCAGATCGAGAACTGGGGCGCGGGCTGGGAGTACTCGCCGGACGACTACCCGACCGGTGGTGAGCTCTACACAACCGGAGCCGGCTCCAACGTCGAGGGCTGGAACGATCCGACGACGAACAGGCTCATCGCCGCAACTCACACCTCGTCGAATCCGCAGGCAGCGCTCGATGCCTACCAGAACTACATGGCGAGGGTCCTCCCCGTCGTCTACCAGCCTCTCGCCGACTACCAGGTATCGGCGATCGCGAACGACCTTCACGGCGTGAGCCAGAATGCCTTCTTGAACCTGACGCCCGAGGCGTGGCGCCTTGGCTGA
- a CDS encoding LCP family protein has product MPRAQRRRVSKRLRRRRRLVISLATVLALIVLIGAGSYLYIRYRFGQIGHVSVGGLTAQSSGPENILLVGNNSRCTLTKYSSFYSKGSQHFGTCSEVGGGRSDVTMVLHVDPATHRAYLLSIPRDLWLPMPNGNGLELRVDDALNSAERPYLHLPFGPTLLVKTIEQDLGIPINHYVELNFYTFEQVVNTLGGVTLDFPTKLVDHYSGLNITTTGCQHLTGTQALALVRARHLYYYNPSTGTWDYDGTGDLGRIVRTHIFLRALASQVKSSALSNPITANALLGSLLPALKVDPSFSLSDMVSLALAFRHVNPGSIPSATLPVIIPSQSTFTDPANPSNYQAPGSIVMPWAQSDLSVIRQFLGSEAPNLNAIRPASVTVAVRDASGVGNGSQLVAGLSQLGFPTTNLGTATYAGTDSETVVAYKPGMLAQGERVLASLSGQAVLAEGSANQPADVVITAGSTIATTATSAQTAALTTTSAPTATLTATSTTTPPVGTLVTSTQSLQQLASSNLWQANASGSEFWWDPRLCPAHA; this is encoded by the coding sequence ATGCCCCGAGCCCAGCGACGTCGAGTATCGAAGCGACTTCGGCGCCGACGCCGCCTCGTCATCTCCCTCGCCACCGTTCTCGCGCTCATCGTGCTGATCGGCGCGGGCAGTTACCTCTACATCCGCTATCGCTTCGGCCAGATCGGACACGTGTCGGTCGGCGGGCTCACGGCGCAGAGCTCCGGTCCCGAGAACATCCTGCTCGTCGGGAACAATTCACGGTGCACGTTGACGAAGTACTCATCGTTCTACTCGAAGGGCTCACAGCACTTCGGCACCTGCAGCGAGGTTGGTGGTGGTCGCAGTGACGTGACGATGGTCCTACACGTCGATCCAGCGACGCACCGCGCCTACCTGCTGTCCATCCCGCGAGATCTCTGGCTGCCCATGCCGAACGGCAACGGACTCGAACTCCGTGTCGACGATGCGCTCAACTCCGCCGAGCGCCCCTATCTCCACCTGCCCTTCGGACCGACCTTGCTCGTCAAGACGATCGAGCAAGACCTCGGCATTCCCATCAACCACTACGTGGAGTTGAACTTCTACACCTTCGAGCAAGTCGTCAACACGCTCGGCGGCGTCACACTCGACTTCCCGACCAAGCTCGTCGACCACTACTCCGGCCTCAACATCACGACGACGGGCTGCCAGCACCTCACCGGCACGCAAGCCCTCGCGCTCGTTCGAGCACGACACCTGTACTACTACAACCCCTCCACCGGGACCTGGGACTACGACGGCACGGGTGACCTCGGACGCATCGTGCGAACCCACATCTTCCTTCGAGCCCTGGCCAGTCAGGTGAAGAGCTCGGCACTCTCGAACCCGATCACGGCCAACGCGCTCCTCGGCTCCCTGCTGCCGGCGCTCAAGGTCGACCCGTCGTTCTCCCTCTCGGACATGGTGAGCCTCGCGCTTGCCTTCCGACACGTCAACCCTGGCTCGATCCCGAGCGCGACGTTGCCCGTGATCATCCCCTCCCAGAGCACGTTCACCGACCCTGCGAACCCGTCCAACTATCAGGCGCCGGGCTCCATCGTCATGCCGTGGGCCCAGAGCGACCTATCGGTCATTCGCCAGTTCCTCGGCTCTGAGGCCCCCAACCTCAACGCCATTCGTCCAGCCTCCGTCACGGTCGCGGTACGCGACGCAAGTGGTGTTGGCAACGGTAGCCAGCTCGTCGCTGGACTCTCCCAGCTTGGGTTTCCAACGACCAACCTCGGTACCGCAACCTACGCCGGCACCGACTCCGAGACCGTCGTCGCCTACAAGCCCGGCATGCTCGCCCAAGGCGAGCGCGTGCTCGCCAGCCTGTCTGGCCAGGCAGTCCTTGCCGAGGGCTCGGCAAATCAGCCCGCCGACGTGGTCATCACCGCTGGATCGACGATCGCCACCACCGCAACCTCGGCCCAGACCGCAGCCCTGACGACAACCTCGGCACCGACCGCCACGCTCACCGCCACCTCGACGACCACACCACCGGTGGGAACGCTCGTGACCTCGACGCAGAGCCTCCAGCAACTCGCCTCGTCGAACCTGTGGCAGGCCAACGCGAGTGGGTCCGAGTTCTGGTGGGATCCACGTCTGTGCCCCGCCCACGCCTAG
- a CDS encoding hydroxymethylglutaryl-CoA lyase, with product MPETPSLHIVEVAPRDGLQNEATPVVTRDKLELIEACVAAGVDRIEVASFAHPSLVPQMADAEAVIEQLSEAALARAIALVLNQRGLERALRTRIREINVVVAASEGFARANQRATRTELLATARNVLADARAADLRRSLTISVAFGCPFDGEVDPHEVVRIVETIREADPACEIALGDTIGAAAPGDVARMLELLADLVAPNELRLHFHNTRNAGIANAWEAMRLGVRTFDASMGGIGGCPFAPRATGNIATEDLVWMATRSGYRTNVDLERAITIAPLTTRLLGHEVASMVARAGTFPAGTSSQPNPSL from the coding sequence ATGCCCGAGACCCCCTCACTCCACATCGTCGAAGTCGCTCCCCGCGACGGGCTCCAAAACGAGGCGACCCCGGTCGTCACCCGAGACAAGCTCGAACTCATCGAGGCATGCGTCGCCGCCGGTGTCGACCGTATCGAGGTCGCAAGCTTCGCACATCCCTCCCTCGTACCGCAGATGGCCGACGCCGAAGCGGTGATCGAGCAGCTCTCAGAGGCTGCCCTCGCCCGCGCGATCGCGCTCGTCCTGAACCAACGCGGTCTCGAGCGTGCACTGCGTACCCGCATTCGAGAGATCAACGTGGTCGTCGCTGCCTCCGAAGGCTTCGCCAGGGCCAACCAGCGCGCCACGCGCACCGAGCTCCTTGCGACAGCACGCAACGTCCTCGCCGATGCTCGCGCCGCCGATCTGCGTCGTTCCCTCACCATCTCCGTCGCGTTCGGATGTCCCTTCGATGGGGAGGTCGATCCCCACGAGGTCGTACGCATCGTCGAGACGATTCGAGAGGCCGACCCAGCGTGCGAGATCGCCCTCGGTGACACGATCGGCGCCGCCGCGCCGGGAGACGTTGCTCGAATGCTCGAGCTGCTCGCGGACCTCGTCGCACCGAACGAGCTGCGCCTGCATTTCCACAACACCCGCAACGCTGGGATCGCCAACGCCTGGGAGGCCATGCGCCTCGGAGTCCGGACCTTCGATGCCTCCATGGGAGGCATCGGCGGTTGCCCCTTCGCGCCACGCGCAACCGGGAACATCGCCACCGAGGACCTCGTGTGGATGGCGACGCGCTCTGGCTACCGAACCAACGTCGACCTGGAGCGCGCCATCACCATCGCCCCGCTGACGACGCGCCTGCTCGGCCACGAGGTTGCGTCGATGGTGGCCCGAGCCGGCACATTCCCCGCCGGCACCTCCTCGCAGCCGAACCCGTCCCTCTAG
- a CDS encoding ABC transporter ATP-binding protein — MALLEVRDLRTRIRLRKGEVRAVDGVSFSLEQGKTLGIVGESGSGKTMMGMSILGLLPQGGYIAGGEILFDGVNLAGLSRRELQDVRGGKIGVVFQDPMTSLNPCMTIGDQITDVVRRHLGYSKDKAIERALEVLSLVGMPNPRERLESYPHQLSGGLRQRVMIAIALSCDPKLVILDEPTTALDVTIQAQILELLEDLKAKLGMAMLLITHDMGVIAGRADDVIVMYAGEIVEHADAAELFASTYHPYTEALLASIPPLTGDAPERLYSIPGIPPDLTGDLVGCRFAPRCHYAQERCRVEKPPYTTPEGYLHPFACFYPVGAPERVPISLERRTGQRTVTDRPVLLEFDHVSKEYPVTKGAVVQRKIGTVKAVSDVSFTVYEGETFGLVGESGCGKSTTGQMVVGLEQPAAGDIRFAGRSIVNERGYVREVRRELQLMFQDPFASLDPRMRVKEILEEPLDIHKIGTKAERVERIASLLQEVGLAPAAMERYPHEFSGGQRQRIGLARALALSPRLIVADEPVSALDVSIRSQVLNLMKDLQAQHNLTYIVISHDLSVVRYLADRIGVMYLGKLVEVGSGDDIFESAKHPYTHMLLEAVPEPDPEVERTKERSLVRGELPSAMTPPPGCRFHTRCAYAQDICRTEEPPMRDFGGVHHAACHFPLSVRPREAAAPR, encoded by the coding sequence ATGGCACTCCTCGAGGTTCGTGACCTGAGGACGCGCATCAGGCTCCGCAAGGGCGAGGTGCGTGCGGTCGATGGTGTGAGCTTCTCGCTCGAGCAGGGCAAGACGCTCGGCATCGTTGGCGAGTCCGGGTCGGGCAAGACGATGATGGGGATGTCGATCCTCGGCTTGCTGCCCCAGGGAGGCTACATCGCCGGGGGCGAGATCCTCTTCGACGGCGTCAACCTCGCCGGGCTGTCGCGGAGGGAGCTCCAGGACGTGCGGGGCGGCAAGATCGGGGTCGTGTTCCAGGACCCGATGACGTCGTTGAACCCCTGCATGACCATCGGTGACCAGATCACTGACGTCGTTCGTCGGCACCTTGGCTACTCGAAGGACAAGGCCATCGAGCGAGCGCTCGAGGTCCTCTCGCTCGTCGGTATGCCCAATCCGCGCGAGCGGCTCGAATCCTACCCTCACCAGCTGTCGGGCGGACTGCGCCAGAGGGTGATGATCGCCATCGCGCTGAGCTGTGATCCGAAGCTCGTGATCCTCGACGAGCCGACGACCGCCTTGGACGTCACCATCCAGGCCCAGATCCTCGAACTGCTCGAGGACCTCAAGGCGAAGCTCGGCATGGCGATGCTCCTTATCACGCACGACATGGGCGTGATCGCAGGTCGCGCCGACGACGTCATCGTCATGTACGCCGGAGAGATCGTCGAGCATGCTGACGCCGCCGAGCTGTTCGCCTCCACCTACCATCCCTACACCGAGGCGCTCCTCGCATCCATTCCACCGCTGACGGGCGATGCACCCGAGCGCCTGTACTCGATCCCGGGAATCCCGCCCGACCTCACGGGCGATCTCGTGGGATGCCGTTTCGCGCCGCGGTGTCACTACGCACAGGAGCGCTGCCGCGTCGAGAAGCCGCCGTACACGACCCCGGAGGGCTATCTCCATCCGTTTGCCTGCTTCTATCCGGTTGGAGCACCGGAGCGTGTCCCGATCAGCCTGGAGCGTCGCACCGGACAGCGCACCGTCACGGACCGGCCGGTGCTGCTCGAGTTCGACCACGTGTCGAAGGAGTACCCCGTCACCAAGGGCGCGGTGGTGCAGCGCAAGATCGGCACGGTGAAGGCGGTGAGCGACGTGTCGTTCACCGTCTACGAAGGAGAGACCTTTGGGCTCGTCGGCGAGTCCGGGTGTGGGAAGTCCACGACCGGTCAGATGGTCGTGGGGCTCGAGCAGCCCGCGGCGGGCGACATCCGGTTCGCAGGCCGCTCCATCGTCAACGAGCGTGGTTACGTACGCGAGGTGCGGCGCGAGCTGCAGCTCATGTTCCAAGATCCCTTCGCATCGCTCGATCCGCGGATGCGCGTCAAGGAGATCCTCGAAGAACCCCTCGACATCCACAAGATCGGCACCAAGGCCGAGCGTGTTGAGCGGATCGCGAGCCTGCTCCAGGAGGTCGGTCTGGCCCCTGCGGCCATGGAGCGCTATCCCCATGAGTTCTCCGGAGGCCAGCGCCAGCGCATCGGCCTTGCGCGGGCGCTCGCGTTGTCGCCGCGACTGATCGTCGCGGACGAGCCGGTGTCAGCGCTCGACGTGTCGATCCGATCGCAGGTGCTGAACCTGATGAAGGATCTGCAGGCTCAGCACAACCTGACCTACATCGTGATCTCGCACGACCTGTCGGTGGTGCGCTATCTGGCTGATCGGATCGGCGTGATGTATCTCGGCAAGCTGGTCGAGGTTGGCTCGGGCGACGACATCTTCGAGAGCGCGAAGCACCCTTATACGCACATGCTGCTCGAGGCCGTTCCCGAGCCGGATCCGGAGGTCGAGCGTACGAAGGAGCGCTCGCTGGTGCGTGGGGAACTCCCGTCGGCGATGACCCCTCCACCTGGGTGTCGGTTCCACACGCGCTGCGCCTATGCGCAGGACATCTGCCGCACCGAGGAGCCCCCGATGCGCGACTTCGGAGGCGTCCACCACGCGGCGTGCCACTTCCCCCTGTCGGTGCGACCTCGCGAGGCAGCAGCGCCGCGCTAG